A DNA window from Deinococcus sonorensis KR-87 contains the following coding sequences:
- a CDS encoding Nif3-like dinuclear metal center hexameric protein yields the protein MAALEQVAAWLAQRLDEREPVVRRPGGADIRALVLALEPDDLPGELNADAIFLHRSFRLADDGAGRAVLASHDGFDRTLTTGENRTLAARMGWSVRQTLTWQGQPVGLLADLEPTSWAGLVRRLDHEYGGHDRILTSRTEPVSRLALVNAMRPELLEWVTDLGASVYLTGQLRPGAVRTAEQLGLGVVALGHRRSEQWGLHQLARELRVAFPDLQVRVMPD from the coding sequence ATGGCGGCCCTGGAACAGGTGGCCGCCTGGCTGGCGCAGCGGCTGGACGAACGGGAGCCGGTGGTGCGGCGACCAGGGGGCGCGGATATCCGCGCTCTCGTGCTGGCGCTGGAACCGGACGACCTGCCCGGCGAGCTGAACGCGGACGCAATATTCCTGCACCGATCGTTCCGCCTGGCGGACGACGGTGCGGGCCGGGCGGTGCTGGCTTCACACGACGGGTTTGACCGCACCCTGACCACCGGAGAGAACCGCACCCTGGCGGCCCGGATGGGCTGGAGCGTGCGGCAGACGCTGACGTGGCAGGGTCAGCCTGTGGGCCTGCTGGCTGACCTGGAGCCAACCTCCTGGGCTGGACTGGTCCGCCGCCTGGACCACGAGTATGGGGGGCACGACCGGATCCTGACGTCACGAACCGAACCCGTGTCCAGGCTCGCTCTGGTCAATGCGATGAGGCCGGAGCTGCTCGAATGGGTGACGGATCTCGGCGCCAGTGTGTATCTGACCGGCCAGCTGAGACCCGGCGCGGTCCGGACCGCCGAACAGCTGGGCCTGGGGGTGGTGGCCCTGGGTCACCGGCGCAGCGAGCAGTGGGGCCTGCATCAACTGGCCCGGGAACTGCGGGTGGCCTTTCCCGACCTGCAGGTACGGGTGATGCCGGACTGA
- a CDS encoding ABC transporter substrate-binding protein — MNRTRLALLLALALGSTAQAATTTLTVFMGSQQRPEIFQPIFDRFTKQNPNIAIRIETGGATSELQNQYLTTVLAARDPSLDVFLIDVVRPATFAAAGWAEPLDSYLPSRDAYLKAFLPGAIAGSTVNGKLYGLPAFTDAQFLYYRKDLLSKYKLSVPKTWADLVQDAQKVTKGEGGNLQGFNFQGAPIEGTVCNFLELLWGAGGNVNQVDSAQGRQALGFLVDAVKNKVAPAASAEIKTDDSRKQFQSGQALFSLNWSYAWAHFQGNSPDPTRVKDNVGVAALPVFGNNGTSTCIGGWTWAVNAYSKNKAASVRLLQYMVSADVQRELAVKGAYLPVRRALYNDPQVLKANPHFKALFPVISKARSRPVTPAYPQVSEIIRNNVSAAVGGSKTVDAALKEMQQGLGGVLK, encoded by the coding sequence ATGAACCGAACCCGACTTGCCCTGCTGCTTGCCCTCGCGCTGGGCTCCACCGCCCAGGCCGCCACCACCACGCTCACCGTCTTTATGGGGTCGCAGCAGCGTCCAGAGATCTTCCAGCCGATTTTTGACCGCTTCACCAAGCAGAACCCCAACATCGCCATCCGCATCGAGACGGGCGGCGCGACCAGTGAGTTGCAGAACCAGTACCTGACCACGGTACTGGCGGCCCGTGACCCCAGCCTGGACGTGTTCCTGATCGACGTGGTGCGGCCCGCCACCTTCGCCGCCGCCGGCTGGGCCGAGCCGCTCGACAGCTACCTGCCGAGCCGGGACGCCTACCTCAAAGCCTTCCTGCCCGGCGCCATTGCCGGGAGCACCGTGAACGGCAAGCTGTACGGCCTGCCCGCCTTCACCGACGCCCAGTTCCTGTATTACCGCAAGGACCTGCTCAGCAAGTACAAGCTCAGCGTGCCCAAGACCTGGGCGGACCTAGTGCAGGACGCGCAGAAGGTGACCAAGGGCGAGGGCGGCAACCTGCAGGGCTTCAACTTCCAGGGCGCCCCGATCGAAGGAACCGTCTGCAACTTCCTGGAACTGCTGTGGGGCGCGGGCGGAAACGTGAACCAGGTGGACTCCGCACAGGGGCGGCAGGCGCTGGGCTTCCTGGTGGACGCCGTCAAGAACAAGGTGGCGCCGGCGGCCAGCGCCGAGATCAAGACCGACGACTCGCGCAAGCAGTTCCAGAGCGGGCAGGCCCTGTTCAGCCTGAACTGGAGCTACGCCTGGGCGCACTTCCAGGGCAACAGCCCGGACCCCACCCGGGTCAAGGACAACGTGGGCGTGGCGGCGCTGCCGGTCTTCGGCAACAACGGCACCTCCACCTGCATCGGGGGCTGGACCTGGGCGGTGAACGCCTACAGCAAGAACAAGGCGGCCAGCGTCCGGCTGCTGCAGTACATGGTGAGTGCCGACGTGCAGCGGGAGCTGGCGGTCAAGGGAGCCTACCTCCCGGTGCGCCGCGCTCTGTACAACGACCCGCAGGTGCTGAAGGCCAACCCGCACTTCAAGGCGCTGTTCCCGGTGATCAGCAAGGCCCGCAGCCGCCCGGTGACGCCTGCATACCCGCAGGTGTCGGAGATCATCCGCAACAATGTCTCGGCGGCGGTGGGTGGCAGCAAGACGGTGGACGCCGCACTCAAGGAGATGCAGCAGGGCCTGGGGGGCGTGCTGAAGTGA
- a CDS encoding LLM class flavin-dependent oxidoreductase: MTSVSTSDFLWFAQLSRDGEFIGTREKPPRRPTLEYVSSIIDTATEAGFSSLLTATNYHSEHENYTAAIAALARTRGAGLLMAVRPGMFHPAMYAKMIATAQNLFPGRVRVNIVTGSSPAENAMYGDFEPHAQRYERTREFMQVLRTLWTSPPPVSYQSPLYHFENAVLDPAPVQPIPLYFGGASPAAQRIAAELADVYLLWGERQDMLEERLSQMRQLEAEYGRPLGYGLRTHVIVRETEEEAWQAAERLISRIDPEVRRAFVEGARHVDGVGQQRQFQMLSETGADLLVEPHLWAGVGMARSGVGVAIVGNPQQVADKIRSYERLGIGTFIFSGYPHLEEARRFGELVMPLLRGTDRAADRTIHTSTVAPTA, from the coding sequence ATGACGTCTGTTTCAACAAGTGATTTTCTGTGGTTCGCCCAGCTGTCGCGTGACGGCGAGTTCATCGGCACGCGCGAGAAGCCCCCGCGCCGCCCGACCCTCGAATACGTCAGCAGCATCATCGACACCGCCACCGAGGCGGGCTTCTCCAGCCTGCTCACGGCCACCAACTACCACAGCGAGCACGAAAACTACACGGCGGCCATCGCGGCGCTGGCGCGCACCCGTGGCGCGGGGCTGCTGATGGCCGTGCGGCCCGGCATGTTCCATCCGGCGATGTACGCCAAGATGATCGCCACCGCCCAGAACCTGTTTCCCGGCCGGGTGCGGGTGAACATCGTGACCGGCAGCAGCCCCGCCGAGAACGCCATGTACGGCGATTTCGAGCCGCACGCCCAACGCTATGAGCGCACCCGGGAGTTCATGCAGGTGCTGCGGACGCTCTGGACCTCACCGCCGCCCGTCAGTTACCAGTCGCCGCTCTACCACTTCGAGAACGCGGTGCTGGACCCCGCTCCGGTGCAGCCGATTCCGCTGTACTTCGGTGGGGCCAGCCCGGCCGCCCAGCGCATCGCTGCCGAACTGGCCGACGTGTACCTGCTGTGGGGTGAGCGGCAGGACATGCTGGAGGAGCGCCTGAGCCAGATGCGTCAGCTGGAGGCCGAGTACGGCCGTCCGCTCGGGTACGGCCTGCGCACCCACGTGATCGTGCGGGAGACCGAGGAGGAAGCGTGGCAGGCGGCCGAGCGGCTGATCTCCCGCATTGACCCGGAGGTGCGCCGCGCCTTCGTGGAGGGCGCGCGGCACGTGGACGGGGTGGGCCAGCAGCGCCAGTTCCAGATGCTCAGCGAAACCGGAGCAGACCTGCTGGTGGAGCCGCACCTGTGGGCCGGCGTGGGCATGGCCCGCAGCGGGGTGGGCGTGGCCATCGTCGGCAATCCGCAGCAGGTGGCCGACAAGATCCGCAGCTATGAGCGGCTGGGCATCGGCACCTTCATCTTCAGCGGCTACCCGCACCTGGAGGAGGCGCGGCGGTTCGGGGAGCTGGTGATGCCTCTATTGCGCGGCACGGACCGGGCGGCTGACCGCACCATTCACACCAGCACCGTGGCCCCCACCGCCTGA
- a CDS encoding carbohydrate ABC transporter permease produces MTAVRRFQHRPGATVWRALGYAALILGGLFPLLWMILTSFKSEDELSRFPVQYLPSHWSLHNYRLVFSEQPFATFFLNSLLVSVVSTALCVGIAALAAYALARLNLRRRGLYTTLIVTFSMFPVISLMVPLFRIMRGVNLLNTYPALILPYTALSLPIAILVLVAFFSGIPRDLEAAAMVDGCSRVGALRRIILPLSAPGVVTAALLVFVNSWNEFLLALSLTTRPAMRTVSVGVTLYQGEFSFPWPLISAAIVIGLVPIVLLIVVFQKRFVAGLAAGGVKA; encoded by the coding sequence GTGACCGCGGTTCGCCGGTTCCAGCACCGCCCGGGCGCAACGGTGTGGCGGGCGCTGGGCTACGCGGCCCTGATTCTGGGCGGGCTGTTTCCGCTGCTGTGGATGATCCTGACCAGCTTCAAGTCCGAGGACGAGCTGTCGCGCTTCCCAGTGCAGTACCTCCCCAGCCACTGGTCGCTGCACAACTACCGGCTGGTCTTCAGCGAGCAGCCGTTCGCCACCTTCTTCCTCAACAGTCTGCTGGTGAGTGTGGTCAGCACCGCACTGTGCGTGGGCATCGCGGCGCTGGCCGCCTACGCCCTGGCGCGGCTGAACCTGCGCCGGCGGGGGCTGTACACCACCCTGATCGTGACGTTCAGCATGTTCCCGGTCATCAGCCTGATGGTGCCGCTGTTCCGGATCATGCGCGGGGTGAACCTGCTCAACACCTACCCGGCGCTGATCCTGCCGTACACCGCGCTCAGCCTGCCCATCGCCATTCTGGTGCTGGTGGCGTTCTTCAGCGGCATTCCCCGTGACCTGGAGGCCGCCGCGATGGTGGACGGCTGCTCGCGGGTGGGGGCGCTGCGGCGCATCATCCTGCCGCTCAGCGCCCCCGGGGTGGTGACGGCGGCGCTGCTGGTGTTCGTGAACAGCTGGAACGAATTTCTGCTGGCCCTGTCGCTCACCACCCGGCCCGCCATGCGGACCGTGTCGGTGGGCGTGACCCTGTACCAGGGCGAATTCTCGTTCCCCTGGCCGCTGATCAGCGCAGCCATCGTGATCGGCCTCGTGCCCATCGTGCTGCTGATCGTGGTGTTCCAGAAGCGGTTCGTGGCGGGGCTGGCGGCCGGCGGCGTGAAGGCCTGA
- a CDS encoding carbohydrate ABC transporter permease, giving the protein MTDRTVSSAPARRPRRELSEGQLAAVLLAPALLVLGAVLLYPMLSTLYTSLLTQKLTEPWLGTPFSGLKNYVQLVHDARFWTALQHTLVFGVLTVSGSFLVGVPMALIAHWEGRLRPYARVAMLLPWAMPPTFTALTFQWMFNGQYGVVNDLLVRLGGEARSWLTQPVWAATALILTIIWKTSSFVALMVLGGLQGVPRELTEAAEVDGAGSWVSFWRVTVPLLAPTLAVAFIFRAISALQVFDIPYAFSGGGPAGATETLGIYIYRTSIEFLDFGYGAALAVALFAVSLGITAVYVRYVRGDQ; this is encoded by the coding sequence TTGACTGACCGCACCGTTTCTTCGGCCCCGGCCCGCCGACCCCGGCGGGAACTGAGCGAGGGTCAGCTGGCTGCCGTGCTGCTCGCGCCGGCGCTGCTGGTGCTGGGCGCGGTCCTGCTGTACCCGATGCTCAGCACCCTCTACACCAGCCTGCTGACCCAGAAGCTCACCGAACCGTGGCTGGGCACCCCCTTCAGCGGCCTCAAGAACTACGTGCAGCTGGTGCACGACGCCCGCTTCTGGACGGCCCTGCAGCACACCCTGGTGTTCGGGGTGCTCACCGTGTCGGGCAGCTTCCTGGTGGGCGTCCCCATGGCCCTGATCGCGCACTGGGAAGGCCGGCTGCGGCCCTACGCCCGCGTCGCCATGCTGCTGCCGTGGGCCATGCCCCCCACCTTCACGGCGCTCACCTTCCAGTGGATGTTCAACGGGCAATACGGCGTGGTCAATGACCTGCTGGTCCGGCTGGGCGGCGAGGCCAGAAGCTGGCTCACCCAGCCGGTCTGGGCGGCAACCGCCCTGATCCTGACCATCATCTGGAAAACCAGCAGCTTCGTGGCGCTGATGGTGCTGGGCGGCCTTCAGGGGGTCCCGCGCGAGTTGACCGAGGCCGCCGAGGTGGACGGGGCCGGCAGCTGGGTCAGCTTCTGGCGCGTCACGGTGCCGCTGCTCGCCCCGACGCTGGCGGTGGCATTCATCTTCCGGGCCATCAGCGCCCTGCAGGTGTTTGATATTCCCTACGCCTTCAGCGGCGGCGGGCCAGCCGGCGCCACCGAGACGCTCGGCATCTACATCTACCGCACCAGCATCGAGTTTCTGGACTTCGGGTACGGCGCGGCGCTGGCCGTCGCGCTGTTCGCCGTGAGCCTGGGCATCACCGCCGTGTACGTGCGTTACGTGCGGGGGGACCAGTGA
- a CDS encoding phytanoyl-CoA dioxygenase family protein, with protein sequence MNSITADTTAPAPTEATYDPATIMGAIYGDGILGLKGAFDRAYIQQLGDDIGRLYTEALQRPGGAVGRGTNRHYVEIHPEDIHGFVELVTHPWVDAVCRTVLGPDYKIVEIGFDVPNPGAKDQPWHRDFPAEATTLVERRLDSLAFNLTTVDVEEDMGPFEIAPGTQWDDPSSYDHGMFPPSSLYPRYLSRAQRKYPKMGDISVRSALTIHRGTANHSNKARPVLVLGVDAPGAGHHEKHDLQFSERYYQTLPESLRQHLICRVVPELEPIMQGHTIEGLMMGDA encoded by the coding sequence ATGAACTCAATCACCGCTGACACCACGGCCCCGGCCCCGACCGAGGCCACGTATGATCCGGCCACCATCATGGGGGCCATCTATGGCGACGGCATTCTGGGCCTGAAGGGTGCTTTTGACCGGGCCTACATCCAGCAGCTGGGCGACGACATCGGCCGGCTGTACACAGAGGCGCTGCAGCGGCCCGGCGGCGCGGTGGGCCGCGGCACCAACCGGCACTACGTGGAAATTCACCCGGAAGACATTCACGGCTTTGTGGAACTGGTGACGCATCCGTGGGTGGACGCGGTGTGCCGCACCGTGCTGGGGCCGGATTACAAGATTGTGGAGATCGGCTTCGACGTGCCGAACCCCGGCGCCAAGGATCAGCCCTGGCACCGCGATTTCCCGGCCGAGGCCACCACGCTGGTCGAACGCCGCCTGGATTCGCTGGCGTTCAACCTCACCACCGTGGACGTGGAGGAGGACATGGGGCCGTTCGAGATCGCGCCCGGCACCCAGTGGGATGATCCGTCGTCCTACGACCACGGCATGTTCCCGCCCAGCTCGCTGTATCCGCGGTACCTGTCTCGCGCTCAGCGCAAGTACCCCAAGATGGGTGACATCTCGGTGCGCTCGGCCCTGACGATCCACCGCGGTACCGCCAACCACTCCAACAAGGCCCGGCCGGTGCTGGTGCTGGGTGTGGATGCGCCGGGCGCCGGCCACCACGAGAAGCACGACCTGCAGTTCAGCGAGCGCTACTACCAGACGCTGCCGGAGTCACTGCGCCAGCACCTGATCTGCCGGGTGGTGCCGGAGCTGGAACCGATCATGCAGGGCCACACCATCGAGGGCCTGATGATGGGCGATGCCTGA
- a CDS encoding cupredoxin domain-containing protein, translating to MRRVQGQAVARQVMLSAVLALGLVVAAPVKEYAFRHTPSTVNPAATGVMTVSPTTPGTSGLMLSLSGLTPAARYIAQVHRLGDTASGDPCLSGGAVTSTLPPVTADAQGRATLSMRTATARLAGPEAAYIDIRLSIDPAVVPLCAALIAAPSAASATPAAVHVSIRDNTFMPATLTVKAGTTVTWTEDGQVSHNVISVDLPDLHSPTLNPGSTYRYTFNKPGTYTYYCSFHEGMSATITVTNR from the coding sequence ATGAGGCGCGTTCAGGGTCAGGCAGTCGCCCGCCAGGTCATGCTTTCTGCTGTGCTCGCGCTGGGGTTGGTCGTCGCTGCACCCGTGAAGGAGTACGCCTTCCGCCATACCCCCTCCACTGTCAACCCGGCCGCCACAGGTGTGATGACCGTCAGCCCGACCACGCCGGGCACCTCCGGATTGATGCTGTCGCTCAGCGGCCTCACGCCGGCAGCGCGGTACATCGCCCAGGTGCACCGGCTCGGCGACACGGCCTCAGGCGACCCGTGTCTGTCCGGTGGCGCGGTGACCTCCACCCTTCCACCGGTGACGGCAGACGCTCAGGGACGGGCCACCCTCAGCATGCGAACCGCCACAGCGCGGCTCGCCGGCCCTGAAGCCGCCTACATCGACATCAGGCTCAGCATAGACCCGGCGGTGGTGCCGCTCTGCGCAGCCTTGATCGCCGCTCCGTCCGCCGCTTCCGCGACTCCCGCCGCTGTCCATGTGAGCATCCGGGACAACACGTTCATGCCCGCCACGCTCACCGTGAAGGCCGGAACCACCGTCACCTGGACTGAAGACGGACAGGTCAGCCACAACGTGATTTCTGTGGATCTTCCGGACCTCCACTCTCCAACCCTCAATCCCGGAAGCACATACCGATACACGTTCAACAAGCCGGGCACCTACACCTACTACTGCTCATTCCACGAAGGCATGAGCGCCACAATCACCGTGACCAATCGCTGA
- a CDS encoding tetratricopeptide repeat protein: MTDASPLSFPDALPDQLRIDELLAQASVLEAQDGAQALDLLQQAHALAAQIQDPTRAGRGLLQCATLEWRRSAYGAARQHAAEALALFRQTGDRAQEAWALRLLGNIHGVQSEYGPASEFLQAAATLSRATGNAACLASCLNNLGIIANDLGDYAAALEHLFGALQTYAPGDQHIPSTLNNIASLHRKLGQHERALEVQQQTLALAGDRDGEAHPLMATFQHNLAETLQKLGRHAEALPLLDTALQRTQATGDRLTAMMVYDSLGQSHHALGHDEQARQQYDLGLALAAEVKQPLAEVRLRMHCAALQPSGQLEALEQALTLAEATGLKAEQLEVHDLLVTLHREAGAFGPALQHSERARQLERELFNAAQDRRAQALQIQYELDRTRELAQAQQALNEQLKQANEELDAFSYSISHDLRAPVRHIAGFATLLRRALGPDASPTALRHLGVIEGAAERLNTLIDVLLSFARQARQPLQRRAVDLGQLVGELRAELAPDTQGRVVRWEVGALPEVQADPTLLRQVLMNLLSNALKYSQPRAEAVITVWAELGEHGWVISVQDNGVGFDPKYRERLFGVFQRLHPASEFEGVGIGLANVQRIVQRHGGQVWAESQLGQGATFRFSLPA; the protein is encoded by the coding sequence ATGACTGACGCGTCCCCGCTTTCCTTTCCAGACGCCCTGCCGGATCAGCTCCGGATTGATGAGCTGCTGGCCCAGGCCAGCGTGCTGGAAGCGCAGGATGGAGCGCAGGCCCTGGACCTGCTGCAGCAGGCGCATGCCCTGGCGGCGCAGATCCAGGACCCTACCCGCGCCGGCCGCGGTCTATTGCAGTGCGCCACGCTGGAGTGGCGGCGTTCGGCCTACGGGGCGGCCCGGCAGCATGCCGCCGAGGCGCTGGCGCTCTTCCGGCAGACCGGCGACCGTGCGCAGGAGGCGTGGGCCCTGCGGCTGCTCGGCAACATCCACGGGGTCCAGAGCGAGTATGGTCCGGCCTCCGAGTTCCTGCAGGCGGCGGCCACCCTCAGCCGCGCCACCGGCAACGCCGCATGTCTGGCGTCCTGCCTGAACAACCTGGGCATCATCGCCAATGACCTTGGCGATTATGCTGCCGCACTGGAGCACCTGTTCGGAGCGCTTCAGACCTATGCGCCGGGCGACCAGCACATTCCCTCGACCCTGAACAACATCGCGTCGCTGCACCGAAAGCTCGGGCAGCATGAGCGGGCGCTGGAGGTGCAGCAGCAGACGCTGGCGCTCGCTGGGGATAGAGACGGCGAGGCGCATCCGCTGATGGCCACCTTCCAGCACAACCTGGCCGAGACGCTGCAGAAGCTCGGCCGCCATGCGGAAGCGCTGCCGCTGCTGGACACGGCGTTGCAGCGGACGCAGGCGACCGGCGACCGGCTCACGGCCATGATGGTGTACGACAGCCTGGGCCAGTCGCACCACGCGCTGGGGCACGACGAGCAGGCCCGGCAGCAGTACGACCTCGGCCTGGCCCTGGCCGCCGAGGTAAAGCAGCCGCTCGCCGAGGTGCGGTTGCGGATGCACTGCGCCGCGCTGCAGCCGTCTGGCCAGCTTGAGGCGCTGGAGCAGGCCCTGACGCTGGCGGAGGCCACCGGCCTCAAGGCCGAGCAGCTGGAGGTGCATGACCTGCTGGTGACGCTGCACCGGGAGGCGGGCGCGTTCGGGCCGGCGTTGCAGCACTCGGAGCGTGCGCGTCAGCTGGAGCGGGAGCTGTTCAACGCGGCCCAGGACCGGCGGGCGCAGGCGCTGCAGATCCAGTACGAGCTGGACCGCACCCGCGAGCTGGCCCAGGCCCAGCAGGCCCTCAACGAGCAGCTGAAGCAGGCCAACGAGGAACTTGACGCCTTCAGTTACAGCATCTCGCACGACCTGCGGGCACCGGTCCGGCACATCGCCGGGTTCGCCACGCTGCTGCGGCGGGCGCTGGGCCCCGACGCCAGCCCCACGGCGCTGCGGCATCTGGGCGTAATCGAGGGCGCGGCGGAGCGGCTCAACACGCTCATTGACGTGTTGCTGTCGTTCGCCCGGCAGGCACGTCAGCCGTTGCAACGCCGCGCCGTGGACCTGGGGCAGCTGGTTGGGGAACTGCGCGCCGAGCTGGCTCCGGACACGCAGGGGCGGGTGGTGCGGTGGGAGGTGGGGGCGCTGCCGGAAGTGCAGGCAGACCCGACGCTGCTGCGGCAGGTGCTGATGAACCTGCTGTCCAACGCCCTCAAGTACTCGCAACCCCGTGCCGAGGCGGTCATCACGGTATGGGCCGAGCTGGGCGAGCACGGCTGGGTGATCTCGGTGCAGGACAACGGGGTGGGCTTCGACCCGAAGTACCGCGAGCGGCTGTTCGGGGTGTTCCAGCGGCTGCATCCGGCGAGCGAGTTCGAGGGGGTGGGCATCGGGCTGGCGAACGTGCAGCGCATCGTGCAGCGGCATGGCGGGCAGGTGTGGGCCGAGTCGCAGCTGGGCCAGGGTGCCACCTTCCGCTTCTCCCTCCCCGCCTGA
- a CDS encoding CHRD domain-containing protein: protein MKLVMGAGMVMLLGSCSMMGGMGGTTYTFKHNPNAADPSAMGSAKVMAGSAGMSTTLSLMGLTPNKAYIAHYHAFGPDSSTDPCASNGPVSVGFPNFTADASGNASVTLTTDMAKIMGDMGAYINVHYASDPSVVPICAPVKMTKG, encoded by the coding sequence ATGAAACTTGTGATGGGCGCGGGAATGGTTATGCTGCTGGGCTCCTGCTCGATGATGGGCGGCATGGGCGGCACCACCTACACCTTCAAGCACAACCCCAACGCCGCCGATCCCAGCGCGATGGGCTCGGCGAAGGTCATGGCGGGCTCGGCGGGCATGTCCACCACCCTGAGCCTGATGGGCCTCACCCCCAACAAGGCCTACATCGCGCACTATCACGCGTTCGGTCCGGACTCCAGCACCGATCCCTGCGCCTCCAACGGGCCGGTGTCGGTCGGCTTCCCGAACTTCACGGCCGACGCCAGCGGCAACGCCAGCGTGACCCTGACGACCGACATGGCCAAGATCATGGGCGACATGGGCGCGTACATCAACGTGCACTACGCCAGCGATCCGAGCGTCGTGCCGATCTGTGCACCGGTCAAGATGACCAAGGGCTGA